A region from the Candidatus Electrothrix scaldis genome encodes:
- a CDS encoding DUF1161 domain-containing protein gives MKSIVLFCVIIFWAGQAVAAIKNCEELKSEIAAKLVAAGVSSFVLHIVDKDRTGTGKILGRCEGGTKRIVRLPVASFVPGAGQGDISLPAVTFAYGGDVKTCKELKSEIATKLIAAGISPSVLAIVDKERTGSGKVVGSCEGGTKRIVRLPAAGLLAEDEQGDLPSLPAVTLAYGGGIKDCEELKSEIAAKLVAAGVSSFVLDIVDKERIGAGKIIGSCENGTKRIVRRKDR, from the coding sequence ATGAAGAGCATTGTTTTGTTTTGTGTGATTATATTCTGGGCAGGGCAGGCTGTCGCTGCCATTAAAAATTGTGAAGAGCTGAAGTCGGAGATAGCAGCAAAACTTGTTGCAGCAGGCGTCTCCTCATTTGTTCTTCATATTGTTGATAAGGATCGAACAGGTACCGGGAAAATACTGGGTCGTTGCGAGGGTGGGACAAAGAGGATAGTGCGTCTTCCTGTGGCCAGCTTTGTGCCCGGAGCTGGACAGGGAGATATCTCCCTCCCTGCTGTGACATTTGCCTACGGTGGTGATGTTAAAACCTGTAAAGAGCTGAAGTCGGAGATCGCTACAAAGCTGATTGCCGCAGGTATCTCTCCGTCTGTTCTTGCGATTGTGGACAAGGAACGAACAGGTTCCGGGAAAGTAGTAGGAAGTTGCGAAGGAGGCACAAAAAGGATAGTGCGTCTTCCGGCAGCTGGCTTACTGGCCGAGGATGAGCAGGGGGATCTCCCCTCTCTCCCTGCCGTAACCCTTGCCTACGGTGGTGGTATTAAAGACTGTGAGGAGTTGAAGTCCGAGATAGCGGCGAAGCTGGTCGCAGCAGGTGTATCTTCATTTGTTCTTGATATTGTGGATAAGGAAAGAATAGGTGCTGGCAAAATAATAGGCAGTTGTGAGAATGGCACAAAGAGGATTGTCCGGCGAAAAGATCGTTAG
- the tatC gene encoding twin-arginine translocase subunit TatC, producing MVLSSAYTCTPGWQEPDLHLLSGRLFFYLKLALVAGVLLASPVIFHQIWRFIAPGLYHHEKKLLFPFSLVSTLCFLGGAAFGYFVVFPPAFRFLISYSSEFLDPMPAVSEYFSLALRMLLAFGLIFELPVFMVFLAKLGTVNAAFLAKNRKYAFLIAFIIAAIVTPTPDVVNQLLMAGPLLVLYEISIVAVRFFAPHPLLAEIDQKDTDSSEN from the coding sequence CTGGTTCTTTCGTCCGCTTATACATGTACTCCCGGCTGGCAAGAGCCTGATCTTCATCTCCTATCAGGAAGGCTTTTTTTTTATCTAAAACTCGCCCTTGTTGCAGGTGTTCTGCTTGCAAGTCCGGTTATCTTTCACCAAATCTGGCGTTTTATCGCACCGGGGCTCTACCATCATGAAAAAAAGCTCCTCTTTCCCTTCAGCCTAGTCTCCACCCTCTGTTTTCTCGGCGGAGCAGCCTTTGGCTATTTTGTCGTTTTCCCCCCTGCCTTTCGTTTTCTCATCAGTTATTCCAGCGAATTTCTTGATCCCATGCCTGCGGTCAGCGAGTATTTTTCTCTTGCCCTTCGTATGTTGCTGGCCTTTGGCCTTATTTTTGAGCTTCCAGTCTTTATGGTCTTCCTGGCCAAACTTGGTACGGTCAATGCTGCTTTTTTAGCAAAAAATCGCAAATACGCCTTTCTTATCGCCTTTATTATTGCGGCAATCGTCACTCCGACCCCGGATGTAGTCAACCAGCTTCTCATGGCCGGACCATTGCTTGTACTCTACGAAATCAGTATCGTAGCGGTCCGCTTCTTTGCTCCCCATCCTCTCCTGGCTGAAATTGACCAGAAAGACACTGATTCTTCAGAGAACTGA
- a CDS encoding (Fe-S)-binding protein — translation MAAAIARAGEIRCAKCGACAVVCPVYRVDGREVLTARGKMHLLNSQLSNRPTDIFTDLFSRCLLCGACEQVCPRGLPITELISQARSTFPTLYGPNSLKKALFRKTLSHPSLLEGLVKAGTNLRHLPALPSSSGLRLKLGLVERRERKVERVPLSLEQKKEVRQKEQQASSFSYFTGCFARHLQPSIIDATQELLSFCDINDAFPAHIPTKQHCCGLAAWSAGDMEQARSLAQKNIQAFAGSSNPIITSCASCSAHLLSYPKLFTEDDPWHAKTVAFAKRVREFTSFFADALPYSVQDNVPKKRIFYHAPCHLRFKDKGMSTPRALLKKAGVSVLEPEKSPLCCGQGGLFHIACPELSAQIFEKSSKQALANTPDCITTTCSGCLMQFQEGMAQQGQKVQVIHMAVMLADCLKVRPVRLAVF, via the coding sequence TTGGCAGCCGCAATAGCAAGAGCAGGCGAGATACGCTGTGCCAAATGCGGAGCCTGCGCTGTTGTCTGCCCTGTCTATAGGGTGGATGGGCGGGAGGTGCTGACTGCCCGTGGCAAGATGCACCTCCTCAACAGCCAGCTATCTAATCGCCCTACGGACATTTTTACGGATCTCTTTTCCCGCTGCCTGCTCTGTGGAGCCTGTGAACAAGTTTGCCCTCGGGGCTTACCCATAACAGAGCTCATCTCCCAAGCCCGCAGTACCTTCCCCACCCTATACGGGCCAAACAGCCTCAAAAAGGCCCTCTTTCGCAAGACCTTATCTCATCCAAGTCTATTGGAAGGATTGGTCAAGGCTGGAACCAACCTCCGGCATCTTCCGGCTCTGCCCTCTTCCTCAGGTCTACGTCTAAAATTAGGCCTTGTAGAGAGAAGGGAGAGAAAGGTGGAAAGAGTCCCCCTATCACTCGAACAAAAAAAAGAAGTACGACAGAAAGAACAGCAGGCTTCCTCCTTCAGCTATTTCACCGGTTGCTTTGCCCGGCATCTCCAACCCTCCATTATTGATGCGACACAGGAACTGCTCTCCTTCTGTGACATTAATGACGCATTCCCTGCCCATATCCCAACGAAGCAGCACTGTTGTGGCTTGGCTGCCTGGAGTGCAGGGGATATGGAACAAGCACGATCACTTGCCCAAAAAAACATTCAGGCCTTTGCAGGATCAAGCAATCCGATTATCACCTCCTGTGCCTCCTGTTCAGCACATCTGCTCTCCTACCCCAAACTCTTTACAGAAGACGATCCTTGGCATGCCAAGACTGTGGCCTTTGCTAAACGTGTCCGAGAATTCACCTCATTCTTCGCGGATGCCTTGCCATATTCCGTACAGGATAATGTTCCTAAAAAAAGGATCTTCTACCATGCCCCCTGTCATCTCCGCTTCAAGGACAAAGGCATGAGTACACCGCGCGCACTCCTGAAAAAAGCAGGCGTATCTGTCCTTGAACCGGAGAAGAGTCCACTCTGTTGCGGACAGGGGGGACTCTTTCATATTGCCTGCCCGGAACTTTCTGCACAGATATTTGAGAAAAGCAGCAAACAGGCCCTTGCGAATACACCGGATTGCATAACGACTACGTGCTCAGGTTGCCTGATGCAATTTCAGGAAGGAATGGCACAGCAGGGGCAAAAAGTGCAGGTTATACACATGGCAGTTATGCTGGCTGATTGCCTGAAAGTGCGACCTGTGCGGTTAGCCGTTTTTTAG
- a CDS encoding SulP family inorganic anion transporter, whose protein sequence is MKVESLFPFLRWFKLVTKQTIKDDFMAGLTGAVIVLPQGVAFATIAGLPPEYGLYTAMITPIIAALFGSSFHLISGPTTAISIVVFSSVSRYAEPGSPEFINLALTLTFLAGVYQLSFGLARLGSLVNFVSHTVVIGFTAGAAILIATSQMKHITGVHIAKGESFLHTWVEIFNGIGDFNIFLIIIGLVTLLVSVLSKKFFPKAPNLLIGMVVGSVLAIFFKGMAAPGSIKLVGEIPAHLPPLSSPDFSPETIKMLAPEAFAVALLGLIEAVSISRAVATKSNQRIDSNQEFIGQGLSNLCGSFLSSYAGSGSFTRSGINYEAGAKTPLSAIFAAIALMCIILLIAPLTAYLPIAAMGGVILLVAYNLIDFHHIGKVLTFSKSESAVLLTTFFATLFLELEFAIYMGVLLSLILFLARTSNPEIHSISVDNVEVGGVRKFVDMEQKPLAECCQLKILRVDRSIYFGSINHIQNRIAEVTEKEGIYNILLIATGINLIDLAGAEALIAESNRLKKMGGGLYFVNMKAAVYEFAVRSGFIKSIGPDHFFDSKSDAIAEIYKGLDKEKCAACTTKIFKECRLS, encoded by the coding sequence ATGAAGGTGGAGTCCCTGTTCCCTTTTCTTCGATGGTTCAAATTGGTAACCAAGCAGACCATCAAAGATGACTTTATGGCTGGCCTAACCGGGGCCGTCATTGTTTTGCCCCAAGGTGTTGCTTTTGCCACCATTGCCGGTTTGCCACCGGAATATGGTTTGTACACGGCAATGATCACTCCTATTATAGCTGCGCTGTTCGGTTCCTCGTTTCATCTTATCTCCGGTCCGACTACAGCTATTTCTATTGTCGTGTTTTCTTCTGTTAGCCGTTACGCTGAACCGGGGAGTCCTGAGTTTATTAACCTAGCTTTAACACTTACCTTTCTTGCAGGTGTGTATCAGCTCTCCTTTGGGCTTGCGAGGCTAGGGAGTTTAGTTAACTTCGTTTCCCATACGGTGGTTATCGGATTTACAGCTGGCGCTGCAATTTTGATTGCTACAAGCCAGATGAAGCACATCACCGGCGTTCACATCGCTAAGGGTGAGTCCTTTCTTCATACCTGGGTTGAAATTTTTAACGGTATAGGTGACTTTAATATATTTCTCATTATTATTGGTTTGGTCACATTGCTTGTCTCTGTCCTTTCCAAGAAATTTTTTCCCAAGGCACCTAACCTCCTTATTGGCATGGTGGTAGGGAGTGTGTTAGCGATCTTTTTTAAAGGAATGGCTGCGCCTGGTTCCATTAAATTGGTTGGTGAGATTCCTGCTCATCTTCCTCCTCTCTCATCACCTGATTTTTCTCCTGAGACCATTAAAATGCTGGCCCCTGAGGCCTTTGCCGTTGCCCTGCTGGGTCTGATCGAAGCGGTTTCTATTAGTCGGGCAGTTGCCACCAAGTCTAACCAGCGCATCGATTCGAACCAGGAGTTCATTGGCCAGGGATTGTCTAATCTCTGCGGTAGTTTTCTTTCCAGTTATGCCGGTTCCGGTTCTTTTACCCGTTCTGGTATCAACTATGAAGCTGGTGCGAAGACACCGCTTTCTGCCATATTTGCTGCAATAGCTTTGATGTGCATTATCCTCCTTATTGCGCCTTTGACCGCCTATCTTCCCATTGCCGCTATGGGTGGTGTTATTCTGCTGGTTGCTTATAATCTAATTGACTTTCATCATATCGGAAAGGTACTGACATTCAGTAAATCAGAGTCTGCGGTCTTGCTAACCACCTTTTTCGCGACCCTTTTCCTTGAGCTGGAGTTTGCGATTTACATGGGTGTGTTACTCTCGCTTATTCTCTTTCTTGCCAGGACATCAAACCCTGAAATCCATTCGATCTCTGTGGATAATGTTGAAGTCGGGGGAGTACGGAAATTTGTCGATATGGAACAGAAGCCCTTGGCGGAATGCTGTCAGCTGAAGATCCTGAGAGTTGATAGGTCTATCTATTTTGGCTCTATCAATCATATTCAGAACCGTATTGCGGAGGTTACAGAAAAGGAAGGTATCTATAATATTCTTCTTATAGCCACAGGAATTAACTTGATTGATTTGGCCGGTGCAGAGGCCTTAATTGCAGAGAGCAATCGCCTGAAGAAGATGGGCGGAGGTTTGTATTTCGTTAATATGAAGGCTGCTGTTTATGAATTTGCCGTTCGTTCCGGTTTTATTAAAAGTATAGGTCCTGACCACTTTTTTGATAGCAAGAGTGACGCTATTGCGGAAATTTATAAGGGGCTGGATAAAGAGAAATGTGCCGCCTGTACAACAAAGATTTTTAAGGAGTGTCGGCTCAGCTGA
- a CDS encoding twin-arginine translocase subunit TatC yields the protein MSNPESLSQQTLIEHLAELRSCLIISISAVVVGFALAYSFIQPIATWFFRPLIHVLPAGKSLIFISYQEGFFFI from the coding sequence ATGAGTAATCCTGAATCACTCTCACAACAAACACTTATAGAGCATCTTGCAGAACTGCGCTCCTGCCTGATAATCTCCATATCCGCAGTTGTTGTCGGCTTTGCCCTTGCCTATTCCTTTATTCAGCCCATAGCCACCTGGTTCTTTCGTCCGCTTATACATGTACTCCCGGCTGGCAAGAGCCTGATCTTCATCTCCTATCAGGAAGGCTTTTTTTTTATCTAA
- a CDS encoding ATP-binding protein — MSINKLINDLKPIQDSKEQLRRHLVWMIMTRVILFTLLIAVTVFLQSMGRNVILPPNVVTMAFLSVVFIYSIGSAGLLQGRTKHLPRFGLIQVLSDVVFSALLVLGTGCSQSIFRPIFIFPVLVGGLNLNRIGGLLAATASSLLYGAILLCEYFEYIPPFYSHTNYIPPDYFLDVLNKFAVYVVLFYALGLSGSIVAARLRKTEEALTRTSVQFDRLHILYKQVFDDVNTGIITVDGRHLITSCNIALEKITGYAAEKIIGLPFDVFFPAVMLTENDESKQALDLVRQDGTTTRVRFTLAQLNLPPDPDVQGDSEDARCKVITMQDISLLERMEQQLREHEKMATIGELSGAIAHDFRNPLAAISGSAQILSVHIRERQKESDDPIISTNRHLADIILRESERMEKTINDFLQFSHPKDLEPEWFNLKRVIGDAVRQIQGKKSRYPGCMITVDIEENLDCWGDRQQIQMVFAHLLENSCFASKDCGEPIRVQFLDEPEEQSSLCIAVIDKGTGFPNEIREKVFIPFFSTREDSAGLGLAIVQQFIEQHGGTVTLLAPEEGSIVAIRLPLPALSGDDEEIEAKEG, encoded by the coding sequence ATGTCTATAAATAAACTTATAAATGATTTAAAGCCAATACAGGACTCCAAAGAGCAATTGCGTCGTCATTTGGTTTGGATGATCATGACCAGGGTAATTTTGTTTACCCTGCTAATTGCTGTCACGGTGTTTTTGCAGAGTATGGGGCGTAATGTTATCCTGCCCCCCAATGTTGTGACCATGGCCTTTCTCTCAGTGGTCTTTATCTATTCCATCGGTTCAGCCGGACTTTTGCAGGGGAGAACCAAACATCTTCCTCGTTTTGGTCTTATTCAGGTTCTTTCCGACGTTGTATTTTCCGCGTTATTGGTGTTGGGTACCGGGTGTAGCCAATCTATATTCCGGCCTATTTTTATTTTTCCTGTTCTTGTTGGCGGATTGAATCTTAATCGGATCGGGGGGTTATTGGCAGCCACTGCTTCTTCTCTCTTGTATGGGGCCATTCTTCTTTGTGAGTATTTTGAGTATATTCCTCCTTTTTATTCCCATACCAATTATATACCGCCGGATTATTTTCTTGATGTATTGAATAAGTTTGCGGTGTATGTGGTTCTTTTTTATGCACTCGGATTGTCCGGCAGTATTGTTGCTGCGAGGCTCCGCAAGACGGAAGAGGCGCTGACCAGAACTTCTGTGCAGTTTGATCGTTTGCATATATTGTATAAACAGGTATTTGATGATGTGAATACAGGGATTATTACTGTTGATGGCAGGCATTTAATTACCTCATGCAATATCGCTTTAGAGAAAATAACAGGTTATGCGGCTGAAAAAATTATCGGTCTTCCCTTTGATGTCTTTTTTCCGGCAGTTATGCTTACGGAAAATGATGAGAGCAAGCAGGCTCTTGATCTTGTCAGGCAGGATGGAACGACCACCCGAGTGCGCTTTACTTTGGCACAATTAAATCTTCCCCCAGATCCAGATGTTCAGGGAGATAGTGAAGATGCACGCTGTAAGGTCATCACCATGCAGGACATCAGCTTGCTAGAACGAATGGAACAACAGCTCCGTGAACATGAGAAGATGGCAACCATTGGAGAACTCAGTGGGGCCATTGCCCATGATTTTCGCAATCCTTTGGCTGCTATCTCCGGGTCTGCGCAGATTTTGAGCGTTCATATCAGGGAACGGCAAAAGGAATCCGATGATCCGATTATCAGCACCAATCGTCACCTGGCAGATATTATTCTGAGGGAGTCAGAGCGAATGGAGAAGACTATTAATGATTTTCTCCAGTTTTCTCATCCGAAGGATCTGGAGCCGGAATGGTTTAATCTGAAACGGGTGATTGGTGATGCAGTTCGCCAAATACAGGGTAAAAAATCCCGTTATCCCGGCTGTATGATCACGGTGGATATAGAAGAAAATCTTGATTGCTGGGGTGATCGGCAGCAGATCCAGATGGTATTCGCCCATCTTTTGGAAAATAGCTGTTTTGCCTCAAAAGACTGCGGTGAGCCTATTAGGGTTCAGTTTTTGGATGAGCCGGAAGAGCAGTCTAGCCTCTGTATTGCAGTTATTGATAAGGGAACGGGTTTCCCAAATGAGATTCGGGAAAAGGTTTTTATTCCGTTTTTTTCCACCCGAGAGGACAGCGCAGGTCTCGGGTTGGCCATTGTCCAACAGTTTATCGAGCAGCACGGCGGGACTGTAACCTTATTGGCCCCGGAAGAGGGAAGTATTGTTGCAATACGGCTCCCTCTCCCGGCTCTTTCAGGTGATGATGAAGAGATTGAGGCAAAAGAAGGTTAA
- the murA gene encoding UDP-N-acetylglucosamine 1-carboxyvinyltransferase, whose product MDKIRIKGGRPLRGSIQVSGAKNAALPLLAATILAPGTYTLHNVPDLRDTRTMLMLLQTLGASWERSGSSVQINTADLTGAEAPYDLVKTMRASVLVLGPLLARAGRARVSLPGGCAIGARPINFHLRGFEQLGATTHLESGYVEARVEGELQGNTIYFDIPSVTGTENVLMASVKAKGTTIIRNAAKEPEVGNLVDMLTAMGAQIEGKDTDCLTVTGVSTLQATEAKIIPDRIEAGTYAIAVGATGGELEITDCDPTHLPVLMEKLRAAGMEITAGKDSIFASCPVNAQGDRCSLQAVDITTMPYPGFPTDLQAQFMALMIQCSGVSLIHETIFENRFMHVAELQRLGAKINIDGATAIVNGITRNKLIGAPMMATDLRASASLVVAGLASSGLTEISRIYHLERGYENMVEKLRKVGAKIEQIAA is encoded by the coding sequence ATGGATAAAATACGAATCAAAGGAGGACGCCCGCTGCGGGGAAGTATTCAGGTCAGCGGTGCAAAAAACGCAGCTCTTCCCCTGCTGGCAGCCACGATTCTGGCACCAGGGACTTATACCCTGCATAACGTCCCAGACCTCCGGGACACCCGAACCATGCTCATGCTGCTGCAAACCCTGGGCGCGAGCTGGGAACGCTCTGGCAGTTCGGTACAAATTAACACAGCAGATCTTACCGGTGCGGAAGCACCTTATGACCTCGTCAAGACTATGCGGGCCTCAGTGCTTGTCCTCGGGCCTCTACTTGCACGGGCGGGTCGTGCCCGGGTCTCTCTCCCCGGCGGCTGCGCCATCGGTGCCCGGCCCATTAATTTCCACCTTCGTGGTTTCGAGCAACTTGGTGCAACAACCCACCTGGAGAGCGGTTACGTTGAAGCCCGCGTTGAGGGCGAACTACAAGGCAACACCATCTACTTTGATATCCCCTCGGTCACTGGAACAGAAAATGTGCTTATGGCCTCGGTCAAGGCCAAGGGGACAACGATTATTCGCAATGCGGCCAAGGAACCTGAGGTGGGGAACCTTGTAGATATGCTCACGGCAATGGGAGCGCAGATTGAAGGTAAAGACACCGACTGCCTCACGGTCACTGGTGTTTCCACCTTACAGGCTACAGAAGCAAAAATTATCCCTGATCGCATAGAAGCGGGCACCTATGCCATAGCCGTGGGCGCCACAGGCGGCGAACTGGAAATCACCGACTGTGATCCTACGCACCTGCCAGTGCTGATGGAAAAGTTGCGGGCCGCAGGTATGGAAATCACAGCAGGCAAGGACAGTATCTTCGCCTCCTGCCCTGTGAATGCGCAAGGAGACCGTTGCTCGCTTCAGGCTGTTGATATTACTACCATGCCCTACCCAGGCTTCCCCACCGACCTTCAGGCCCAATTCATGGCCCTGATGATTCAATGTAGCGGGGTGTCCCTTATCCATGAAACAATCTTTGAAAATCGTTTCATGCATGTTGCCGAACTACAACGCCTGGGAGCAAAAATCAATATTGACGGGGCTACAGCTATCGTCAACGGCATCACCCGCAACAAACTGATAGGCGCCCCCATGATGGCAACCGACCTACGCGCATCTGCCTCCTTAGTCGTTGCAGGCCTGGCCTCATCAGGCCTTACCGAGATATCAAGAATCTATCACCTTGAGCGAGGCTACGAAAATATGGTAGAAAAACTCCGCAAAGTTGGGGCTAAAATCGAGCAAATTGCCGCTTAA
- a CDS encoding sigma-54 dependent transcriptional regulator, producing the protein MPRILIVDDELSMRDFLKILFENEGYEVTVAADAASALDFADKEPFDIAITDIRMPGMSGLDLLAELKHRFPALPVVMITAYASPDDAVQAMRTGAFDYITKPFHVDELKKVVRTAVQRKAAAEQKKEEGSFSGIIGSSQEMLRIFDLIRRVAPTPASVLIYGESGTGKELVAKAIHQHSKVAANPFVPITCSAIPESLLESELFGHVKGSFTGAMSDKPGLFQQADSGTAFLDEIGELTPIIQTKLLRVLQEREFMPVGSTKTKQVNVRIISATNRNLEDEIMEKRFREDLYYRLAVVPIRVPPLRERKGDVPLLVDYFLKKYSKLLGKEVQTISSYGLEVLMNYNFPGNVRELENIIERGVALEASNIILPESLILSRKERAGLQQEALFVGAQDEQELFERGMEDILIDLETKMIRHALEVAEGSKMRAAELLKVSFRSLRYKTKKYEID; encoded by the coding sequence ATGCCCCGTATTCTTATTGTAGATGACGAGTTAAGTATGCGTGATTTTCTCAAAATTTTATTTGAGAATGAGGGCTATGAGGTAACTGTTGCCGCAGATGCGGCCTCGGCACTGGACTTTGCTGATAAAGAGCCTTTTGACATTGCCATCACCGATATCCGAATGCCTGGTATGAGTGGGCTGGACCTGTTGGCGGAGCTGAAACACCGTTTTCCCGCTTTACCTGTTGTTATGATTACTGCCTATGCATCACCTGACGATGCAGTACAGGCCATGCGAACAGGTGCCTTTGATTATATCACCAAGCCTTTTCATGTTGATGAGCTCAAGAAGGTTGTCAGAACAGCAGTCCAGCGAAAGGCAGCTGCTGAACAAAAAAAAGAAGAGGGTAGTTTTTCCGGGATTATTGGTTCTAGTCAGGAAATGCTTCGTATTTTCGATTTGATACGACGGGTTGCCCCCACCCCAGCCAGTGTGCTTATTTATGGTGAATCAGGAACCGGTAAGGAGTTGGTTGCCAAGGCTATTCATCAGCATTCTAAGGTCGCTGCCAACCCCTTTGTTCCCATTACCTGCAGCGCTATTCCTGAAAGCCTTTTGGAAAGCGAATTATTCGGTCATGTTAAAGGATCCTTCACAGGAGCTATGTCTGATAAACCTGGTCTTTTTCAGCAGGCCGATTCAGGCACAGCCTTTCTTGACGAGATCGGAGAGCTTACCCCAATTATCCAGACCAAACTCTTGCGTGTCCTCCAGGAGCGTGAGTTTATGCCGGTCGGGTCAACAAAGACAAAACAGGTGAATGTTCGGATCATTTCTGCAACCAACCGGAACCTGGAAGATGAAATTATGGAGAAACGCTTCCGGGAAGACCTTTATTACCGTCTGGCTGTTGTGCCGATCAGGGTGCCACCGCTGAGGGAACGCAAGGGGGATGTTCCCTTATTGGTTGATTATTTTCTGAAAAAATACTCAAAACTCTTGGGAAAAGAGGTGCAGACCATTTCTTCCTACGGCCTGGAAGTCCTTATGAATTATAACTTTCCAGGAAATGTCAGGGAGTTGGAGAATATTATTGAGCGTGGGGTTGCCCTGGAAGCCTCCAATATTATTTTGCCTGAAAGCCTTATACTTTCCAGGAAAGAACGGGCAGGCTTGCAGCAAGAAGCTTTATTTGTTGGGGCCCAGGATGAGCAGGAGCTCTTTGAGCGTGGTATGGAAGATATCCTTATTGATTTGGAGACCAAGATGATCAGGCATGCGCTAGAAGTTGCTGAAGGTTCCAAGATGCGGGCTGCTGAGTTACTCAAGGTGAGTTTTAGGTCCCTGCGGTACAAAACGAAAAAGTATGAGATTGATTGA
- a CDS encoding transposase — translation MHNKNIKRIVQKELKKNYPNWNRLNRKTKKEISRKVLAQVAGEYDFKQEISASSDELLGVEQQVQTKGIISLDQMADIVNESKNNNIMKLCGKSRFAKYIKDEELRFIDQLLDNEIINRLLAYEGYSPAMRDLFPHNMFRAELLKTIKYPEISYRKFCDKEYLGLDRKQNRAFIGLSLREKAIIDHTQLSKFRHSLTFVQQINITVYILHHFLQSGMLGDHILHGVDSTELANECKIPLASLNINGQNIRIYSDLDSDCGKRRNKRDKSVYVVGYRLHTLTAIDTETGHSFPIISLLAPANHHDSHFLSLLVDVAQAMGVEVKLVTADTAYHDNDGSLHGKTGIYVTTPPCSTVSTPDNVDTANGTVFCHNECSVPMEYAGVDEDHHEYKCAANTGECLLKGSCPQCRSISLDRGFFQRIPYHVEQIREAHDIRKNCERPFNLLKHQTGLETVRVRGQSAITVRCTFSSISLLLLKMAGTRKKEPAKKSPQLPLFKMAA, via the coding sequence ATGCATAATAAAAATATCAAACGTATCGTACAAAAAGAGCTCAAGAAAAACTATCCCAATTGGAACCGTCTGAATCGAAAAACCAAAAAAGAAATCTCTCGAAAAGTTCTTGCGCAGGTCGCAGGCGAGTATGATTTTAAACAGGAGATTTCAGCCTCGTCGGATGAGCTGCTCGGCGTGGAGCAACAGGTTCAGACAAAAGGCATTATCAGCCTTGACCAGATGGCTGATATTGTCAATGAATCAAAAAATAACAATATCATGAAGCTTTGCGGAAAAAGTCGTTTCGCCAAATATATCAAAGATGAAGAACTCCGGTTTATCGACCAGCTGCTTGACAACGAAATTATCAATCGCCTGTTAGCTTATGAGGGCTATAGTCCTGCTATGCGGGACTTATTTCCTCACAACATGTTTCGTGCCGAACTGCTCAAGACGATCAAGTATCCAGAAATAAGCTACCGAAAATTCTGTGATAAAGAATACCTCGGCCTTGACCGCAAACAGAACCGCGCCTTTATCGGATTGTCATTGCGTGAAAAAGCAATTATTGACCATACTCAGCTCAGCAAATTCCGTCATTCCCTTACATTTGTCCAACAAATTAATATTACGGTGTATATTTTGCACCATTTTTTGCAGTCCGGGATGCTTGGTGACCATATTCTGCACGGAGTGGACTCTACCGAACTGGCCAATGAATGTAAAATCCCCTTGGCTTCACTAAATATCAATGGCCAAAACATACGTATTTACAGTGATCTCGATAGCGACTGTGGAAAACGACGCAACAAGCGTGACAAATCTGTATACGTAGTCGGCTATCGTCTGCATACGTTAACCGCGATTGATACTGAAACCGGTCATAGTTTTCCGATTATCTCCCTGCTTGCACCGGCAAATCACCATGACAGCCATTTTCTTTCGCTTTTGGTTGATGTGGCGCAGGCTATGGGCGTTGAGGTGAAACTGGTCACCGCCGATACTGCCTATCATGACAATGACGGATCATTGCACGGCAAAACAGGTATATACGTGACAACCCCACCCTGTTCCACAGTATCTACACCGGACAATGTTGATACCGCCAATGGCACGGTTTTCTGCCATAACGAATGTTCTGTTCCTATGGAGTATGCGGGCGTTGACGAAGATCATCACGAGTATAAATGCGCAGCAAATACAGGTGAATGCCTTCTTAAAGGAAGCTGCCCTCAATGTCGAAGCATATCATTAGACAGAGGCTTTTTCCAGCGAATACCTTACCATGTCGAGCAGATACGGGAGGCGCATGATATTCGCAAGAACTGTGAACGGCCTTTCAATCTGTTAAAGCATCAAACCGGTCTTGAAACCGTTCGGGTTCGCGGTCAGTCCGCAATCACAGTTCGATGTACGTTCAGCAGCATCTCTTTGTTATTGTTAAAAATGGCAGGAACCCGCAAAAAAGAACCTGCTAAAAAGTCACCGCAACTGCCGCTCTTCAAAATGGCAGCATAA